In Prunus dulcis chromosome 1, ALMONDv2, whole genome shotgun sequence, the following are encoded in one genomic region:
- the LOC117613953 gene encoding zinc finger MYM-type protein 1-like — MPPTRKYVSGYTKRLRKRKIEELTQSQRGALDRFIVRESHATIDENIFNEQEQDDVEELQDIENNMDECVGNAEQNENDDNENADIDDHNEDVEDVDIENHNNENVTDLFNEEPSQSIPLDIYDPRNWNNIDPKFRDLLVEKGPVRDLLIGKGPKDHLHRRFSSTFYTRYLPNGEQHGGRLKEHETSIEHINHMSTWIDFHIRLQKNKTIDGVVQNQIKKEKKHWRNLLKRLISIVKYLGKYSLAFRGSNEKIHDINNGNFMGQVEMIAEWDPVMKEHVRRMDDKETHYHYLSHKIQNELILLLASELKSAIIKKIEEAKYFSVILDCTPDASNQEQMSLIVRCVDVSTNPIKVEEFFLEFLIVNDTTGQGLFEELQTVLQKLKLDIDNVRGQGYDNGSNMSGKYQGVQRKLLDVNPRALYTPCGCHSLNLTLCDIANSCGKAKDFFGIIQRIYTLFANSTKRWKILKDNVKHLTLKSLSVTRWESRIESVRAIRFQAADLREALLQLAESDGDSKITSEANSLATYELGNFEFLLGMVIWYDILGAVNVVSKNLQSEDMLIDVAIDKVKGLITFFEKYRENGFTEAMYTAKEIATDMGIDPVFLEKRKIRRKKHFDENTCEPSQSVPKSAEEKFRIDYFLYLVDQAIGSLRRRFQQYQEYENIFGFLFTSKKLNSLDDCDLKNSCSHLESILKNDKFFDVDGEDLFVELKVLRELLPKENTTAIAILNFLKRLNCFPNAFIAYRILLTIPVTVASAERIFSY, encoded by the exons ATGCCACCTACTAGAAAATATGTTTCTGGATATACAAAAAGgcttagaaaaagaaaaatcgagGAATTGACTCAATCTCAAAGAGGAGCTCTTGATAGATTCATTGTTAGAGAATCACATGCTAcaattgatgaaaatattttcaatgaacaagaacaagaTGATGTTGAGGAATTGCAAGATATTGAAAACAATATGGATGAATGTGTGGGTAATGCTGAGCAGAATGAGAATGATGACAATGAAAATGCTGATATTGATGATCATAATGAAGATGTTGAAGATGTAGACATAGAAAATCATAACAATGAGAACGTCACTGATTTATTCAATGAAGAACCAAGCCAGTCCATTCCATTGGATATTTATGATCCAAGAAATTGGAATAATATTGATCCCAAATTCCGTGACCTATTAGTGGAAAAAGGTCCTGTAAGAGATCTATTAATAGGAAAAGGTCCTAAAGATCATTTACATAGACGTTTCTCTTCAACATTTTACACTCGTTATTTGCCAAATGGAGAGCAACATG GTGGCAGACTTAAAGAGCATGAGACAAGTATTGAACATATCAATCATATGAGCACTTGGATTGATTTTCATATTAGattgcagaaaaataaaacaattgaTGGAGTTgttcaaaaccaaatcaagaaagagaaaaagcatTGGaggaatttattaaaaagatTAATTTCAATTGTGAAATATCTTGGAAAATATAGTTTGGCTTTTCGTGGAAGTAATGAGAAGATCCATGATATAAACAATGGAAATTTTATGGGCCAAGTGGAAATGATTGCAGAGTGGGATCCAGTTATGAAGGAGCATGTTCGACGTATGGATGATAAAGAGACTCATTATCATTATCTTAGTCATAAGattcaaaatgaattgatACTTTTGTTAGCTTCTGAGCTCAAAAGTGCAATCATTAAAAAGATTGAAGAAGCTAAATATTTTTCTGTGATTCTTGATTGTACTCCAGATGCTAGCAACCAAGAACAAATGAGTTTGATAGTAAGATGTGTGGATGTCTCTACTAATCCAATAAAGGTTGAAGAAttctttttggaatttttgatTGTGAATGATACAACAGGACAAGGACTTTTTGAAGAGTTGCAAACGGTGTTGCAAAAACTTAAGCTTGATATTGATAATGTGAGAGGACAAGGCTATGACAATGGATCAAATATGAGTGGGAAATACCAAGGTGTCCAAAGAAAACTTTTGGATGTAAATCCTAGAGCATTGTACACACCTTGTGGTTGTCATAGTCTTAATTTAACACTTTGCGATATTGCAAACTCTTGTGGAAAAGCAAAAGATTTTTTTGGAATCATACAACGTATTTATACATTGTTTGCTAATTCTACAAAGCGGTGGAAGATATTGAAAGATAATGTTAAACACTTAACTCTGAAATCATTGTCAGTTACACGTTGGGAAAGTCGTATTGAAAGTGTAAGAGCAATAAGATTCCAAGCTGCAGATTTAAGAGAAGCTTTACTTCAGTTAGCAGAAAGTGACGGTGACTCCAAAATAACAAGTGAAGCTAATTCTTTGGCAACATATgaacttggaaattttgagTTCTTATTGGGCATGGTTATTTGGTATGATATATTAGGTGCTGTCAATGTAGTTAGCAAAAACTTACAATCTGAAGACATGCTTATTGATGTTGCTATTGATAAAGTGAAAGGGTTGATTacattttttgaaaagtatagaGAAAATGGGTTTACAGAAGCTATGTATACTGCTAAAGAAATTGCTACTGACATGGGAATTGACCCGGTGTTTCTTGAGAAGCGAAAAATTCGTagaaaaaaacattttgaTGAGAATACTTGTGAGCCATCCCAATCAGTTCCTAAATCAGCTGAAGAAAAGTTTAGAATTGattatttcttgtatttagTGGATCAAGCTATTGGTTCTTTACGAAGAAGGTTTCAACAATATCAAGAGTATGagaatatttttgggtttttgtttacTTCAAAGAAGTTAAATTCATTGGATGATTGCGATTTGAAGAATAGTTGTAGTCATCTGGAAAGcattttgaaaaatgacaAGTTTTTTGACGTCGATGGGGAGGATTTATTTGTTGAGTTGAAAGTTTTACGGGAGCttttaccaaaagaaaataccacAGCTATTgcaatattaaatttcttgaaaagattaaattgttttccaaATGCATTCATTGCATATAGAATCCTATTGACTATTCCTGTTACTGTTGCATCTGCGGAAagaa tattttcGTATTAG
- the LOC117632469 gene encoding guanylate kinase 2, chloroplastic/mitochondrial encodes MQTLSHTVRLYPRKEKTLAKTHTPSITTELRFHVLLPQPHIVHPPLSLSLSLSMFRRFLTTSLSRTNPPLLLNPKPLNPKIFTTPNSLIQTRPNPKLILQFSSNPRFFSQMSDARRPGSVPIPNIEKADRSELLRALEASLGSAFSPEPLWPNPSPLVIVISGPSGVGKDAVIRKLKDLNENLHFVVTATSREIRPGEVHGKDYYFVSKEEFLTMVERNELLEYALVYGDYKGIPKQQIRDYMGKGYDIVLRVDIQGAQTLRRILGNSAVFIFLMAESEAKLVERLIDRKTETKESLLVRIATAREEVKHVNNFDYVVVNAEGRLDNAVKLVESIIDAEKAKVRQRHSVI; translated from the coding sequence ATGCAAACCCTGTCACATACTGTTAGGCTCTATCCAAGAAAGGAGAAAACATTAGCGAAAACCCACACCCCATCTATAACCACGGAGCTGAGATTCCATGTCCTGCTTCCCCAACCTCATATAGTGCACCCTcccctttctctttctctctccctctcaatGTTTCGTAGATTCCTCACCACCTCTCTCTCGCGCACCAATCCTCCCCTCCTCCTCAACCCAAAACCACTCAACCCTAAAATCTTCACAACCCCCAATTCCCTCATCCAAACACGCCCCAACCCGAAACTCATTCTCCAATTTTCTTCAAACCCACGATTCTTCTCCCAAATGAGCGATGCTCGACGACCCGGTTCGGTTCCCATACCCAACATCGAAAAAGCCGACCGCTCCGAGCTTCTTCGTGCTCTTGAGGCCTCTCTTGGCTCAGCTTTCAGCCCTGAGCCACTCTGGCCCAATCCCAGTCCTCTGGTTATTGTCATAAGCGGTCCAAGCGGTGTGGGCAAGGACGCTGTGATAAGAAAGCTCAAGGATTTGAACGAAAACTTGCATTTTGTGGTCACGGCGACCAGCCGGGAAATACGGCCCGGTGAAGTTCATGGTAAAGATTATTACTTTGTGAGCAAAGAGGAGTTTCTTACAATGGTTGAGAGAAATGAGCTTTTGGAATATGCATTGGTGTATGGAGACTATAAGGGTATACCAAAACAGCAGATAAGGGATTATATGGGAAAAGGATATGACATAGTTTTGAGAGTTGACATTCAGGGTGCTCAAACTTTGAGGAGGATTCTTGGGAATTCGgctgtttttatctttttgatGGCAGAGAGTGAAGCCAAGCTTGTGGAGAGGTTGATTGATAGGAAAACTGAGACTAAGGAGTCTCTTCTTGTTAGAATTGCCACTGCCAGGGAGGAGGTGAAGCATGTTAACAATTTTGACTATGTTGTGGTCAATGCAGAAGGGAGGTTAGACAATGCTGTTAAGTTGGTCGAGTCCATTATCGACGCAGAGAAAGCTAAGGTCCGGCAGAGGCATTCTGTGATATAG